In Thermomonas paludicola, the following are encoded in one genomic region:
- a CDS encoding glycine zipper 2TM domain-containing protein — translation MAVRIQSILGTAALALALAASTGCASTGSSGYGYGNDSGGGYGNRHGDSCSNCGTVTRITVGGASGTTGAVIGGIIGAVAGHEISSHTGGSKGNQNLSAVAGAAAGAVAGNAIQKNRSEGYTVHVRMDDGRTTTVTQMNVSGFHEGSRVRIENGQAWLQ, via the coding sequence ATGGCCGTTCGCATTCAAAGCATCCTAGGCACCGCGGCGCTCGCCCTGGCGTTGGCCGCAAGCACGGGTTGCGCCAGCACCGGCTCCTCCGGCTACGGCTACGGGAACGACTCCGGCGGCGGTTACGGCAACCGTCACGGAGACAGCTGCAGCAACTGCGGCACCGTCACCCGAATCACCGTGGGCGGCGCGTCCGGCACGACGGGCGCGGTCATCGGCGGCATCATCGGCGCAGTAGCTGGCCATGAGATCTCGTCGCACACCGGCGGCAGCAAGGGCAACCAGAACCTGTCCGCTGTCGCCGGCGCCGCCGCTGGCGCAGTCGCGGGCAACGCGATCCAGAAGAACCGTAGCGAGGGTTACACCGTGCACGTCCGCATGGACGACGGGCGCACCACGACGGTGACCCAGATGAACGTCTCCGGGTTCCACGAAGGGTCGCGGGTCCGCATCGAGAACGGGCAGGCCTGGCTGCAATAA
- a CDS encoding DUF456 domain-containing protein, with product MDPTALYYLLAALLVLVGLAGTVLPALPGVPLVFAGLLLAAWADGFRHVGAPTLAVLAILTAISVAVDFWATAHGAKRVGASRLAMLGAAIGTLVGLFFALPGLLLGPFLGALAGELLHRRSLRMHAVGHATKVGVGTWFGILLGIALKLALAFAMLGLFALAWWL from the coding sequence ATGGATCCGACTGCGCTGTACTACCTGCTCGCAGCCCTGCTGGTCCTGGTCGGCTTGGCCGGAACGGTGCTGCCCGCGCTGCCCGGTGTACCGCTGGTATTTGCGGGCTTGCTGTTGGCCGCATGGGCCGACGGTTTCCGGCATGTGGGCGCACCCACGCTGGCCGTGCTGGCCATTCTCACCGCGATCTCGGTTGCAGTGGATTTCTGGGCCACCGCACACGGCGCCAAGCGGGTTGGTGCCAGCCGATTGGCCATGCTGGGCGCCGCCATCGGCACCCTTGTCGGCCTGTTTTTTGCGTTGCCCGGCCTGCTGCTGGGGCCATTCCTGGGGGCACTGGCCGGCGAGCTGCTGCATCGGCGCAGCCTGCGCATGCACGCGGTCGGCCATGCCACCAAGGTCGGCGTGGGCACCTGGTTCGGCATCCTGCTGGGCATCGCGCTCAAGCTGGCGCTGGCCTTCGCCATGCTGGGCTTGTTCGCCCTGGCCTGGTGGCTTTAG